From the Patagioenas fasciata isolate bPatFas1 chromosome Z, bPatFas1.hap1, whole genome shotgun sequence genome, one window contains:
- the LOC136115325 gene encoding uncharacterized protein isoform X1, whose amino-acid sequence MSASWRTLQDIPRGSRRRGKFAASGVLFRGVFSLGCSVCPSRKGSVIEEANSLPLRRSWRPVLVKNAHPVGERVPRQFHVLQRKSMAPLSCGSISVLFRGVFNLGCSVDPFCSRWPTIAWKQQKLFAPAERIERTSRWRMLKTPGSLMEAALHKARGLKGATYGAPSFATRTPNHRDNVAVQLLRTVCVSGRVTSFVLCVRVPPLKRRCAARSFTFRVVPAGLSLLPTLARFSHVSAPAQFGSRVGRH is encoded by the exons ATGTCTGCGAGTTGGAGGACGCTACAAGATATTCCACGTGGAAGCCGGAGAAGAGGCAAATTCGCTGCCAGTGgagttctgttccgtggagtcttcagtTTAGGATGTTCAGTTTGTCCGTCCAGAAAAGGAtcagtcattg aagaggcaaattcactgcctctgcggagaagctggcgaccagttttagttaagaacgcacaccccgttggcgaacgggtcccgcggcagttccacgtgttgcag cgtaaatcaatggcaccgttgtcctgtggctcaatctccgttctgttccgtggagtcttcaatttaggatgttcag tggatccgttttgcagtcggtggcccacgattgcttggaaacagcagaagctgttcgctccggcggagcggattgaaaggaccagccgctggaggatgctgaagactcctgggtcgctgatggaagcagctttgcataaagcaaggg gtttgaaaggtgcgacgtacggagctccatcatttgccaccagaactccaaatcacagagacaacgttgctgtgcagctgctaaggacagtgtgtgtctcaggtagagtaacgtcctttgtgctctgtgtgcgtgttcctcccttgaaacgaaggtgcgctgcccggagtttcacgttccgtgtggtacctgctgggctgagtctcctccctacgctcgcccgttttagccacgtctctgctccagcccagttcgggagcagagtgggtcgtcactga
- the LOC136115325 gene encoding uncharacterized protein isoform X4 codes for MSASWRTLQDIPRGSRRRGKFAASGVLFRGVFSLGCSVCPSRKGSVIEEANSLPLRRSWRPVLVKNAHPVGERVPRQFHVLQRKSMAPLSCGSISVLFRGVFNLGCSVDPFCSRWPTIAWKQQKLFAPAERIERTSRWRMLKTPGSLMEAALHKARGLKGATYGAPSFATRTPNHRDNVAVQLLRTVCVSAF; via the exons ATGTCTGCGAGTTGGAGGACGCTACAAGATATTCCACGTGGAAGCCGGAGAAGAGGCAAATTCGCTGCCAGTGgagttctgttccgtggagtcttcagtTTAGGATGTTCAGTTTGTCCGTCCAGAAAAGGAtcagtcattg aagaggcaaattcactgcctctgcggagaagctggcgaccagttttagttaagaacgcacaccccgttggcgaacgggtcccgcggcagttccacgtgttgcag cgtaaatcaatggcaccgttgtcctgtggctcaatctccgttctgttccgtggagtcttcaatttaggatgttcag tggatccgttttgcagtcggtggcccacgattgcttggaaacagcagaagctgttcgctccggcggagcggattgaaaggaccagccgctggaggatgctgaagactcctgggtcgctgatggaagcagctttgcataaagcaaggg gtttgaaaggtgcgacgtacggagctccatcatttgccaccagaactccaaatcacagagacaacgttgctgtgcagctgctaaggacagtgtgtgtctcag cgttttga
- the LOC139826568 gene encoding uncharacterized protein, with protein MVVSSRVLASGSVVSRGGYRELTGTGVGAAAERLLQPAPGDLEAVGSGQPFVRSPEAAERKETTERQRGPPAAEVSGARQVSVPAEPGGTVGECEGNGAAKEAAGGAVNARCSADPPAQAGNGTWGAAPRWETRRRPPSPACGRGAGGDSRPGADAGLRTAERPELPERKGGEKETGASELLEASWQPPKARAASLFFPTVSLACSLLFFSSQYLWVSAATVSPRLPRLLLQKYQTDRRNPERSARTSV; from the exons ATGGtcgtctcct cgcgggtcctggcgagcgggtccgtggtgtctcggggtgggtaccgggaattaacgggaacgggggtcggggcggctgcggagcggttgctgcaaccggcacccggggacctggaggcagtcggctcagggcagcccttcgtgaggtccccggaggcggcagaaaggaaggagacgacagaaaggcagagggggcctccggccgcggaggtctccggggcgcggcaggtgtcggtgcccgcggagcccggcgggacggtgggagagtgcgaggggaacggagcggcgaaagaggcggcag ggggagctgtgaacgcccgatgctcagcagaccccccagcccaggcggggaatggaacctggggagcagcgcccaggtgggagacgcggcgccgtcctccgtccccagcgtgcggcagaggagcaggaggcgacagccggccgggggcagatgccgg gctgaggacggccgagcgccccgagttaccggagaggaagggaggagagaaggagacgggagcgtctgagctgctcgaagcctcctggcagccaccgaaagcgagagccgct tctctttttttccccacagtttctctggcctgttccctgctgttcttttcttctcagtacct ctgggtgtctgctgccaccgtttcaccgcggttgccccgtcttctgctacagaagtaccagacagacagaaggaatccagagcggtctgcccgtacaag tgtgtag